Proteins from a single region of Flavobacterium sp. YJ01:
- a CDS encoding alcohol dehydrogenase catalytic domain-containing protein, giving the protein MKATRYEGNKTFSVIDKEIVAPAEGEVRIKVAYVGVCGTDVHIYHGMMDKRVSIPETIGHEMSGVVDAVGEGVTDFEVGDKIVVRPLDDRKVKASDKGFNHICEELKFIGIDSEGAMQQYWNVPTFVLHKLKASTDLKLAALIEPLSVATHDVRRSGLVRGETAVVLGGGPIGLLVAMVAKEVGAQVIISEVNPNRIAKAKELGFDAVSPIEVDLVEYVKSKTENRRADVVFEVAGVQPALDIMCEVAGIRGRIVMVAIHGVKKEVDLFKFFWKELNLIGARVYEKEDYEKSIELITANELPFEQMITDVQPLSNIQQVFENIDKNPEGLKVLMDCQL; this is encoded by the coding sequence TTGAAAGCAACTAGATATGAAGGTAATAAAACCTTTTCAGTAATTGATAAAGAAATTGTAGCACCTGCTGAAGGTGAAGTACGAATTAAAGTTGCCTATGTAGGAGTATGTGGAACCGATGTACACATTTACCACGGAATGATGGACAAACGCGTAAGTATTCCAGAAACAATCGGGCATGAAATGTCAGGTGTGGTAGATGCAGTTGGAGAAGGCGTTACGGATTTTGAGGTGGGAGACAAAATTGTAGTGCGTCCTTTAGATGATAGAAAAGTAAAAGCATCTGATAAAGGTTTCAATCACATTTGTGAAGAGTTGAAGTTTATCGGAATTGATAGTGAAGGTGCGATGCAACAATATTGGAATGTGCCCACTTTCGTCCTTCATAAATTAAAAGCTTCTACAGATTTAAAATTAGCGGCACTAATTGAACCGCTTTCTGTAGCAACACACGATGTTCGCAGAAGTGGATTGGTAAGAGGAGAAACAGCAGTCGTTTTAGGAGGAGGCCCAATCGGACTATTAGTAGCCATGGTAGCTAAAGAAGTAGGGGCGCAGGTTATTATTTCAGAAGTAAATCCAAATCGTATTGCAAAAGCAAAAGAACTTGGTTTTGACGCTGTAAGTCCAATTGAGGTCGATTTAGTTGAATATGTAAAGAGCAAAACGGAAAACCGCAGAGCTGATGTTGTATTTGAAGTAGCTGGTGTACAGCCCGCTTTAGATATCATGTGTGAGGTAGCTGGTATTCGTGGGCGAATTGTAATGGTAGCTATACACGGGGTTAAAAAAGAAGTGGATTTGTTTAAATTTTTCTGGAAAGAATTAAACTTAATCGGAGCGCGTGTTTACGAGAAAGAAGATTATGAAAAGTCAATTGAATTGATCACTGCCAACGAATTGCCTTTTGAACAAATGATTACCGATGTACAACCGTTAAGTAATATTCAACAGGTTTTTGAAAACATCGACAAAAATCCAGAAGGATTAAAAGTATTGATGGACTGCCAATTGTAA
- a CDS encoding glycosyl hydrolase, protein MNTTTRTVMMGMLSLGLAFTSATAQSKKEEKELRELAIKYQDKYGIKDVDHLSAATKRALKWDQSLGNEWFIEFGEPQTLKGDLAYEEGVVRRDPSGIIQENGKYYVWYSKSTGPTEGFGGDMENKKVFPWDRCDIWYATSTDGWTWKEEGIAVARGKKGSYDDRSVFTVEIMKWDGKYYLCYQTVEGIYNVRVKEKVGMAWSTSPDGPWTKLDAPVLAPAENGIWKGTEDNRFLVEKKGDFDSHKTHDPCILPYKGKFYLYYKGEQMGEEMTFGGRQIRHGVAIADNPLGPYVKSPYNPISNSGHEICVWPYNGGIASLITTDGPEKNTIQWSPDGINFEIKASIKDAPHAIGINRTADNEKEPTEALRWGLTHKYNNWNYQSIMRFSSERKTTHVAPGEKSVKGKEEKAENMHK, encoded by the coding sequence ATGAATACTACAACAAGAACAGTAATGATGGGCATGCTCTCTTTAGGGTTGGCATTTACATCGGCTACAGCTCAGTCTAAAAAAGAGGAGAAAGAGCTTAGAGAATTGGCTATAAAATATCAAGACAAATATGGTATTAAAGATGTTGATCATTTAAGTGCGGCTACTAAAAGAGCCTTAAAATGGGATCAATCTTTAGGAAACGAATGGTTTATTGAATTTGGTGAACCACAAACCTTAAAAGGTGATTTGGCTTATGAAGAGGGAGTAGTGCGTCGTGATCCAAGTGGAATTATCCAGGAAAACGGCAAGTATTATGTGTGGTATTCTAAAAGCACCGGACCTACTGAAGGTTTTGGTGGGGATATGGAAAATAAAAAAGTATTTCCGTGGGATCGATGTGATATTTGGTACGCTACTTCTACAGATGGTTGGACTTGGAAAGAAGAAGGCATAGCAGTGGCAAGAGGGAAAAAAGGTTCTTACGATGATCGTTCGGTTTTTACTGTTGAAATCATGAAATGGGATGGAAAATATTATTTATGCTACCAAACTGTCGAAGGAATATACAATGTACGTGTAAAAGAAAAAGTAGGTATGGCTTGGTCAACTTCGCCAGATGGTCCTTGGACAAAATTGGATGCTCCAGTGTTGGCCCCAGCTGAAAATGGTATATGGAAAGGTACGGAAGACAACCGTTTTCTGGTAGAGAAAAAAGGGGATTTTGATAGTCATAAAACACACGACCCTTGTATTTTGCCTTATAAAGGAAAATTCTATTTGTATTACAAAGGGGAACAAATGGGAGAAGAAATGACTTTCGGTGGTCGTCAAATTCGTCATGGGGTTGCTATAGCAGATAATCCTCTTGGCCCTTATGTAAAATCACCTTATAACCCAATTAGTAATAGTGGTCACGAAATTTGTGTATGGCCTTATAATGGCGGAATTGCTTCCTTAATCACGACCGATGGACCTGAAAAAAACACGATACAGTGGTCACCTGACGGAATCAATTTTGAAATCAAAGCTTCTATAAAAGATGCTCCACATGCCATTGGTATAAACAGAACTGCCGATAATGAAAAAGAGCCAACCGAAGCTTTGCGTTGGGGACTCACTCATAAATACAACAACTGGAATTATCAAAGTATCATGCGTTTCTCATCGGAAAGAAAAACAACTCACGTGGCTCCAGGTGAAAAATCAGTTAAAGGAAAAGAAGAGAAAGCTGAAAACATGCATAAATAA
- a CDS encoding sugar-binding domain-containing protein, with the protein MKKNLKKKRYNVLKKISYGSILCMALYGCTASKTDGTSSDFNFDWRFKLERAEQAGVNNWEEINLPHDWSATFSFDSIKGEGATGYKVGGIGLYEKDFSLGKESNTLHYILFDGIYNNSEVWLNDQKLGEHPYGYSPFYYDITPYIGDNKNTVKVKVDHSRYADSRWYTGSGIYRNVKLIAKNKLHVPIWGTYITTPAVTKEKSEVNVEVKVKNAFDTTQDFEVVAEILDATNKKVAEETTKLSLNAGKEKELALRTTIANPALWDVNSPNLYHAKITIRQNGRSVDETITTFGVRTIKFDVNTGFYLNGKNMKIKGVCLHHDGGLVGAAVPKDVWRRRFVKLKEAGVNAIRISHNPGSAEFIDLCDEMGFLVQDEFFDEWDNPKDKRLNMKEKSVDYITRGYGEHFQDWAERDLKNTMLRDRNHASIFQWSIGNEIEWTYQRSVDATGFFNMNWDGNYFWSIPPIGPEEIKRRYETSPKEKYNIGETAHKLAKWTREMDTTRYVIANSILPSVSHINGFGDAVDILGYSYRRVMYDYGHKNYPNKIIMGTENLVQWHEWKAILDRPFVSGTFLWTGIDYLGESNKRWPKKGTDSGMLDFAGFEKPSYHMMKSLWNDAPELYIATQTEEKSNYKVDEKTGQPVEKKKGAWETALWVWQDVNEHWEYANGTRTIVEIYSNCDEVELFLNEVSLGKKKLADFEDHIYKWSVPYQKGTLYAKGTHKGKTVQTKLITPSKPHAIKLTTDRTLINADGYQVAHIVAQVVDADGNPIKTFNPEISFTVEGKAKVLGIDNGAVGNVQDFQSNKIVLSQGRCLFIIQSKKDQSSNISIKAKTSNLESNTIKITQK; encoded by the coding sequence GTGAAAAAGAATTTAAAAAAGAAGAGGTATAATGTACTGAAAAAGATTTCTTACGGAAGTATATTGTGTATGGCTTTATATGGTTGTACAGCTTCAAAAACAGACGGGACTAGTTCTGATTTTAATTTTGACTGGAGGTTTAAATTGGAAAGAGCAGAACAGGCGGGTGTGAATAACTGGGAAGAAATTAATTTACCGCATGATTGGAGTGCCACTTTTAGTTTTGACTCTATTAAAGGAGAAGGAGCTACTGGATATAAAGTAGGTGGAATTGGTTTGTATGAAAAAGATTTTTCACTAGGTAAAGAATCCAATACCTTACATTATATTCTTTTTGATGGAATTTATAATAACAGCGAAGTTTGGTTAAATGATCAAAAGCTGGGTGAGCATCCTTATGGATATTCTCCATTTTATTATGACATCACTCCTTATATAGGTGATAATAAAAATACGGTGAAAGTAAAGGTAGATCATTCAAGATACGCTGACAGCCGCTGGTATACAGGTTCGGGAATTTATAGAAATGTAAAATTAATTGCCAAAAACAAATTGCACGTTCCTATTTGGGGTACTTATATCACAACTCCTGCAGTTACAAAAGAAAAAAGTGAAGTAAATGTAGAAGTTAAAGTAAAGAATGCTTTTGATACGACTCAGGATTTTGAAGTAGTTGCCGAAATTCTAGACGCTACTAATAAGAAGGTAGCAGAAGAAACGACGAAACTTAGCTTGAATGCAGGAAAAGAAAAAGAACTAGCGCTAAGAACAACTATTGCAAATCCTGCTTTATGGGATGTGAATTCTCCCAACCTTTATCATGCAAAAATCACGATTCGACAAAATGGACGATCGGTTGATGAAACGATTACGACTTTTGGTGTGCGTACTATAAAGTTTGATGTTAACACTGGTTTTTATTTGAATGGCAAAAACATGAAAATAAAAGGAGTGTGTTTGCATCATGATGGAGGATTGGTTGGTGCTGCTGTGCCTAAGGATGTTTGGAGAAGACGTTTTGTGAAGTTGAAAGAAGCAGGAGTAAACGCGATTCGTATTTCTCATAATCCAGGATCGGCAGAATTTATCGATTTGTGTGACGAGATGGGATTTCTGGTTCAAGATGAGTTTTTTGACGAATGGGATAATCCAAAAGACAAACGCTTGAATATGAAAGAGAAGTCGGTAGATTACATTACACGTGGTTATGGCGAACATTTTCAGGACTGGGCAGAACGTGATTTAAAAAACACGATGTTACGCGACCGAAATCATGCTTCAATTTTTCAGTGGAGCATTGGTAACGAAATAGAGTGGACATATCAAAGATCAGTTGATGCAACGGGTTTCTTTAATATGAATTGGGATGGTAATTATTTCTGGTCTATTCCACCTATTGGTCCAGAAGAAATTAAGAGAAGGTATGAAACCAGTCCAAAAGAAAAATACAATATTGGTGAAACAGCTCATAAATTGGCAAAATGGACGAGAGAAATGGATACAACCCGATATGTTATTGCAAATTCCATATTGCCATCGGTTAGTCATATAAACGGTTTTGGAGATGCAGTAGATATTTTGGGCTACAGTTACCGTCGCGTAATGTATGACTACGGACATAAAAACTATCCAAATAAAATTATAATGGGTACTGAGAATTTGGTACAATGGCATGAATGGAAAGCCATATTGGATCGTCCGTTTGTATCTGGAACTTTTTTATGGACTGGAATTGACTATTTGGGAGAATCTAACAAAAGATGGCCAAAAAAAGGAACTGACAGCGGTATGCTTGATTTTGCGGGATTTGAAAAGCCTTCTTACCACATGATGAAGTCGCTATGGAATGATGCACCTGAATTATACATTGCTACCCAAACAGAAGAAAAATCAAATTATAAAGTTGATGAAAAAACAGGGCAGCCTGTTGAAAAGAAAAAAGGTGCCTGGGAAACAGCGCTATGGGTTTGGCAAGATGTAAATGAACATTGGGAGTATGCAAACGGTACTAGAACAATAGTAGAAATTTATTCCAATTGTGATGAAGTAGAATTGTTTTTGAATGAAGTGTCTCTTGGGAAGAAAAAATTGGCAGATTTTGAAGATCATATTTACAAGTGGTCTGTTCCGTATCAGAAAGGTACACTTTACGCTAAAGGCACTCATAAAGGAAAAACTGTTCAAACGAAATTAATAACGCCTTCAAAACCCCATGCTATTAAGTTGACAACGGATAGAACATTGATAAATGCAGACGGTTATCAAGTGGCTCACATTGTAGCTCAAGTTGTTGATGCTGATGGTAATCCAATAAAAACTTTTAATCCTGAGATTAGCTTTACGGTTGAAGGAAAAGCTAAAGTTCTAGGGATTGATAATGGAGCTGTGGGTAATGTACAGGATTTTCAGTCTAATAAAATTGTCTTGAGTCAAGGAAGATGCCTATTTATTATACAATCCAAAAAAGACCAATCTTCAAACATTAGTATAAAAGCTAAAACAAGCAATCTAGAAAGCAATACAATAAAAATTACTCAAAAATAA
- a CDS encoding tetratricopeptide repeat protein, producing MKFLFNRQAPVKRKKPKKFEFIHSLNLKKYFTLLIVLFFSFSTTAQKTYKENEYLRKAKAIKYIDSKKAIYYYKKSIEKYKIEKDTFNLIHSISELADLYGHSVDYGNSYDLYWKALLLADQSKDDFSKATIYHALGWLYSFYQRDDEALKYFTLSHKLKEKLVAANEMDNGYIVSDYFALVNFYRVNGNYKMAKIYLDSCYISKQKTKNKANNGYIEAEAGFLAATDKKFDAAISKLLEAKNYFEKNDKSYLIIINSLLGNVYKMKGDYTQSEIYLEKSLALSKIYKSHANYKLMDHTALATVYSKSNKYKLAYFHANEAMTLNNKIFGRKSKNNQHLFEINDKYRIQKQKEKELLKEQHIKELESEENIWFLKSTIMIIVILFLIIYGHQLFKNIRRKHLAEKELLAKKQELELIKNSEILELKNKELTSSALQLIEKEEFIEKLKKSITENKENIDSTSINNMLKTIQGSSASNWKEFEARFTAVNQSFYKNLKEKYPDLGQTDLKICALVKLNFSSKDMSSLLGISFESVHTSRYRLRKKFKLDRNENLADFIASL from the coding sequence ATGAAATTCCTATTTAACCGACAAGCACCCGTAAAAAGAAAAAAACCAAAGAAATTTGAATTCATTCATTCTTTGAATTTAAAAAAGTATTTTACTCTACTTATTGTACTCTTTTTTTCATTTTCGACAACCGCCCAGAAAACATATAAAGAAAATGAGTACCTCCGAAAAGCCAAAGCCATAAAATATATTGACTCGAAAAAAGCCATTTATTATTACAAAAAAAGTATTGAAAAATATAAGATAGAAAAAGACACTTTCAACTTAATACACAGCATAAGCGAACTTGCCGATTTATACGGACATAGTGTCGATTATGGAAATTCCTACGATTTGTACTGGAAAGCATTATTACTTGCTGACCAATCTAAAGACGATTTCTCCAAAGCCACTATATACCATGCTTTGGGCTGGCTTTATAGTTTTTACCAACGGGATGATGAAGCCTTAAAATATTTTACCCTTTCTCATAAATTAAAAGAAAAACTCGTTGCTGCAAATGAAATGGATAACGGATACATTGTGAGCGATTATTTTGCATTAGTAAATTTTTATCGTGTAAATGGGAATTACAAAATGGCCAAAATTTACCTTGATAGCTGCTATATCTCCAAACAAAAAACAAAAAACAAAGCCAACAATGGCTATATCGAGGCCGAAGCTGGTTTTCTTGCCGCTACTGATAAAAAGTTTGATGCCGCTATTTCAAAATTACTAGAGGCAAAAAATTATTTTGAAAAAAACGACAAATCCTACCTTATTATTATCAATTCTTTATTAGGAAATGTATATAAAATGAAAGGAGATTATACTCAGAGCGAAATTTATTTAGAAAAATCATTAGCCTTATCCAAAATATACAAAAGCCATGCGAATTATAAATTAATGGATCATACTGCTCTGGCCACAGTTTACTCTAAAAGCAACAAGTACAAACTTGCTTATTTTCATGCAAATGAAGCTATGACATTGAATAATAAAATATTTGGCCGAAAAAGCAAGAACAATCAGCACTTATTTGAAATAAATGACAAATACCGCATTCAAAAGCAAAAGGAAAAAGAACTATTAAAAGAACAGCATATAAAAGAACTGGAAAGCGAAGAAAATATTTGGTTTCTCAAATCGACAATCATGATAATTGTAATTCTATTTTTAATAATCTACGGGCATCAGCTGTTTAAAAACATTCGCAGAAAGCATCTTGCCGAAAAAGAATTATTAGCAAAAAAACAGGAGTTAGAGCTGATAAAAAATAGTGAGATTTTAGAATTAAAAAATAAGGAACTCACGTCATCTGCCTTACAGCTAATTGAAAAAGAGGAATTTATAGAAAAACTAAAGAAAAGCATTACCGAAAACAAAGAGAATATTGACAGCACCTCTATAAACAATATGCTAAAAACTATTCAAGGTTCTTCTGCAAGTAACTGGAAAGAATTCGAAGCCCGATTTACTGCCGTGAACCAAAGTTTTTATAAAAACCTTAAAGAGAAATATCCAGATCTGGGGCAAACTGATCTCAAAATATGTGCTTTGGTAAAGCTTAATTTTTCCAGCAAGGATATGTCCTCTCTATTAGGTATCTCTTTCGAAAGCGTACACACCTCAAGATACCGTTTACGCAAAAAGTTTAAGCTGGATAGAAATGAAAATTTAGCCGATTTTATTGCTTCACTTTAA
- a CDS encoding TonB-dependent receptor, with protein sequence MFFLLFLCAFDVSAQNKLTGKVKDESGLPIPGVTIKIQGSTTSTSTDMDGSYEMEVSEKQTLVFSFMGYRTLTRTVGTTKKLDIQMQPDTQILNEVVVVGYGTQKKKEVTGAVATVKADLIAKAPVADVGESLQGQIAGVNVQAASGRPGEATNIQIRGVGSLTGSLEPLYVVDGIPYQSNPNISPDQIESLDVLKDGAAASVYGTRASNGVILITTKRGKKGKISIDFNAYSGIQNITSGTPLMNTQQQLFEDYTTKAMLSSQLPTFFITTPELLDYDSDYVGDVQNNNALITNYGLGVSGGTQDLTLNFNSNYYNQEGVLINSDFDRLSNRINGQFTKGKFKAFVSMGMTVENRTQEPWSLYEYAIGQRPWQIPLSDVQGSGSSVDYPVENAIYYGYLARELQNVDKRKVTSSNIAVNLQYEIVKNLTYKLNIGKSNWDYRRSFFRPQVLVYGLDGSYNATASRADALLNEDYTFTDRSTIENILDYKLNLGKHSLNFTGVASREEYNSKQVGVGVIGLLSNETPSLGSGQAGTKPTSYDYTNSISGLLGRVQYNYNDRYLISASIRRDGSSNFGPDNRYGTFPGVSAGWNISEEKFFKDGAINKVVNSLKLRASYAQLGNQSIPPYTYAGQIESGVNYLFGSDQSLANGAIQRRFSNPDVKWETSISNNIGLDLAMFQNKLTFTADIYKNDKKDMLLPQQTPASGGTYNPNAVDVYSPIIVNAGNMTNKGIELAMSYKNQMGNGLKYNISGTFTKNVNEITNLDGIERGYGNGRPTNSLGNAVDFTTFFAVGHEAGAYFLLENAGVIKDDATLLEYKKIEPSAILGDMRYIDQNGDNKITDDDRVYAGSGQAKFESGLNLDLTYKSFDFGIQTYFSYGAKLFNGSRYFAYTQGRHLDQYSMWSPENPTSDVPSDRGNAYHNNVRASSDYWLEDGTYFRIRNLTLGYSLPELLMTQYGISKIRLYVTGMNPFTFTKYTGYDPEVGGNGISTRGVDSGSYPVSRRFVLGLQVKF encoded by the coding sequence ATGTTTTTTCTCTTGTTTCTTTGTGCATTCGATGTGAGTGCACAAAACAAACTTACTGGAAAAGTAAAAGATGAAAGTGGGCTACCAATACCAGGGGTAACAATTAAAATCCAGGGATCTACAACTAGTACCTCTACAGATATGGATGGAAGCTATGAAATGGAGGTGAGTGAAAAACAAACCTTAGTTTTCTCATTTATGGGATACAGAACACTCACAAGAACTGTTGGCACTACTAAAAAGTTAGACATTCAGATGCAGCCTGATACGCAAATTTTAAATGAAGTTGTGGTCGTAGGTTATGGAACTCAAAAGAAAAAAGAGGTTACAGGTGCTGTTGCTACCGTAAAGGCAGACCTTATTGCGAAAGCTCCAGTAGCAGATGTTGGAGAATCATTACAAGGCCAAATTGCTGGGGTTAACGTTCAGGCTGCTAGTGGGCGTCCTGGTGAAGCAACTAATATCCAAATTAGAGGAGTTGGTTCATTGACAGGTTCATTAGAACCATTGTATGTAGTGGATGGAATTCCTTATCAAAGCAACCCAAATATCTCACCTGATCAAATTGAATCATTAGACGTATTAAAAGATGGTGCTGCTGCCTCCGTTTATGGTACTAGAGCCTCAAATGGTGTTATCTTGATTACTACTAAAAGAGGTAAAAAGGGAAAAATTAGTATAGATTTCAATGCTTATTCGGGTATCCAAAATATTACTTCAGGTACACCTTTAATGAATACTCAGCAGCAATTGTTTGAGGATTATACAACAAAGGCAATGTTGTCTAGCCAGTTACCAACTTTTTTTATTACAACACCAGAACTTTTAGACTATGATAGTGACTACGTTGGCGACGTACAAAACAACAATGCTTTAATTACTAATTACGGACTAGGTGTTTCTGGTGGAACACAGGATTTAACATTGAATTTTAATTCAAATTATTATAACCAAGAAGGAGTTTTAATTAACTCTGATTTTGATAGATTAAGTAACCGCATTAATGGTCAATTTACAAAAGGTAAATTCAAAGCGTTTGTAAGTATGGGGATGACTGTAGAAAATAGAACGCAAGAACCATGGTCTTTATATGAATATGCTATTGGACAAAGACCATGGCAAATTCCATTAAGCGATGTACAGGGATCCGGGTCTAGTGTTGATTATCCTGTAGAAAATGCTATTTATTATGGCTATTTGGCAAGAGAATTACAAAATGTTGACAAAAGAAAAGTTACATCAAGCAATATTGCCGTTAATTTACAATATGAAATAGTAAAAAACTTAACCTATAAATTAAATATAGGTAAAAGTAATTGGGATTATAGAAGGTCTTTTTTCCGTCCACAAGTATTGGTATATGGTCTTGATGGCTCATATAATGCAACTGCCTCAAGAGCGGATGCATTATTGAACGAAGATTACACTTTTACAGACAGATCTACTATAGAAAACATCCTGGATTATAAATTAAATTTAGGTAAACATTCTTTGAACTTTACTGGAGTAGCCTCACGCGAAGAATACAATTCGAAACAAGTTGGTGTAGGTGTAATTGGTTTATTAAGCAATGAAACGCCTTCTTTAGGTTCAGGTCAGGCAGGAACAAAACCAACAAGTTATGATTACACAAATAGCATTAGTGGTTTATTAGGTAGAGTACAATATAACTACAATGATCGTTATTTAATATCAGCTAGTATTAGACGAGATGGTTCCTCAAACTTTGGACCTGATAACAGGTACGGTACTTTCCCGGGTGTTTCTGCTGGTTGGAATATATCTGAAGAAAAATTTTTCAAGGATGGTGCTATCAACAAAGTAGTAAACAGCTTAAAATTAAGGGCAAGTTATGCTCAGTTAGGTAACCAAAGTATCCCTCCATATACGTATGCGGGTCAAATTGAGTCAGGTGTAAATTACTTATTTGGTTCAGATCAGTCATTAGCAAATGGAGCTATACAAAGACGTTTCTCTAATCCAGATGTAAAATGGGAAACAAGTATTTCAAATAATATTGGATTGGATTTAGCTATGTTTCAAAACAAGTTAACTTTTACTGCTGATATCTACAAGAATGACAAAAAAGATATGTTATTGCCTCAGCAAACTCCTGCGTCTGGTGGTACGTACAATCCCAACGCAGTCGATGTGTATAGCCCAATCATTGTCAATGCTGGAAATATGACTAACAAAGGTATTGAGCTAGCAATGAGCTATAAAAACCAAATGGGAAATGGTCTCAAATATAATATTTCTGGAACTTTTACTAAAAACGTAAATGAAATAACTAACCTTGATGGCATTGAAAGAGGTTATGGTAACGGACGTCCTACCAATTCATTAGGGAATGCTGTAGATTTTACTACATTCTTTGCAGTAGGTCATGAAGCTGGCGCTTACTTTTTACTAGAAAATGCAGGTGTTATAAAAGACGACGCAACTTTACTTGAGTACAAAAAAATAGAACCAAGTGCAATTTTGGGTGATATGCGCTACATTGATCAAAATGGTGACAATAAAATCACTGACGATGACCGTGTATATGCGGGTTCTGGTCAGGCAAAATTTGAATCAGGGTTGAATTTAGATCTAACGTACAAAAGTTTCGATTTTGGAATTCAGACTTATTTTTCTTACGGAGCTAAATTATTCAATGGTTCAAGATATTTTGCATACACACAAGGGAGACATTTAGACCAATATTCTATGTGGTCTCCTGAGAACCCTACTTCTGATGTGCCTTCAGACAGAGGAAATGCTTATCACAATAACGTTAGAGCAAGTTCTGATTATTGGTTAGAAGATGGTACCTACTTCAGAATTCGTAATTTAACTTTAGGTTATTCATTACCTGAATTGCTTATGACTCAGTACGGAATAAGTAAAATAAGATTGTATGTTACAGGTATGAACCCTTTCACTTTTACAAAATATACTGGTTACGATCCTGAAGTTGGTGGAAATGGAATCAGTACACGTGGTGTAGATAGCGGTAGTTATCCTGTTTCGAGAAGATTTGTGCTTGGTTTACAGGTTAAATTTTAA